One part of the Mariniblastus fucicola genome encodes these proteins:
- a CDS encoding polysaccharide lyase, giving the protein MRYASIFGATSRFALKSAFLSGVLLLVLLAASQSDAQLIYQNDFDQYTTERVYTDDDLDNDFNEPRFNDGVTEGRVTIVGASQAHGGAGSALAIAYPAGEDGTKQTGAQWQLDFDNSYEELYFSYCVKFESGFDFVRGGKLPGLAGGTAPTGSTQADGTNGWNGRMMWRTDFEGVSGQPEQLTSDAISYAKYTDSGFDGTGRDEDKEYWVESDGSRTTIKSGVWYEIIQRVKMNDPGESNGVLQIWIDGRLVHDQQDVLFRTANTFAIDQVYFSTFFGGNEDWRTSKDEVAYFDDFKVGLLLSDLKPEPEPEPRFLKVPQHFPTVQEAIDDANPGDTVAVRGFLRENIVVNKAIFLRGYNGTRINALDVNSPAIRITASGVHLKRFELRYGPHAVVVDPGLNDITVEYITAIFNSDSAICLKEGNDGALVRKNQVYYAQSDGIRIDRSDDVTVIDNKVFTTDGTGFSIFGSNDVTVEGNTSWGNHEGFCVDGNGSTIEDNFAFKNSSSGFVFSGDNLAVIDNYSRLNGSHGYSFFNSSHNSINENVSRENGGNGFEFTAISDNSVMVDNIAKLCGEVGFFLDFASGNSIDDALSLDNESGFVLTGTTSSNTITRSLAQDNPVYGVLDQGTGNDTSGVKKRRNGND; this is encoded by the coding sequence ATGAGATACGCATCCATTTTCGGCGCAACGTCACGTTTCGCGCTCAAGTCAGCATTCCTGTCGGGAGTTTTACTGCTGGTCCTGTTGGCGGCCTCGCAGTCCGACGCTCAGCTGATCTACCAGAACGATTTCGATCAGTACACGACCGAGCGCGTCTACACGGATGACGATCTGGACAACGATTTCAACGAGCCCCGTTTCAACGACGGTGTCACCGAAGGCCGCGTCACGATCGTTGGTGCAAGTCAGGCTCACGGCGGCGCGGGCTCGGCTTTGGCGATCGCCTATCCCGCGGGCGAAGACGGTACGAAGCAAACGGGTGCTCAGTGGCAGCTGGACTTCGACAACTCATACGAAGAACTCTACTTCAGCTATTGCGTCAAATTCGAGAGCGGATTCGACTTCGTTCGCGGCGGGAAGCTTCCCGGTTTGGCCGGCGGTACCGCTCCGACGGGCAGCACCCAAGCCGATGGTACCAATGGTTGGAATGGCCGCATGATGTGGCGGACAGACTTCGAAGGCGTTTCTGGTCAGCCGGAACAGTTGACGTCCGATGCGATTTCGTATGCCAAGTACACCGATTCTGGCTTTGACGGCACAGGCCGCGACGAGGACAAAGAGTATTGGGTCGAGAGCGACGGTTCTCGCACGACGATTAAGTCGGGAGTTTGGTACGAGATCATTCAACGGGTGAAGATGAATGATCCTGGCGAATCCAATGGCGTTTTGCAAATCTGGATCGACGGAAGACTGGTTCACGATCAACAGGACGTTCTATTTCGCACGGCGAATACGTTTGCGATCGATCAGGTTTACTTCAGCACCTTCTTCGGCGGCAACGAAGATTGGCGAACGTCGAAGGATGAGGTCGCCTACTTTGACGATTTCAAAGTCGGACTTTTGTTGTCTGATCTCAAGCCTGAGCCAGAACCCGAACCACGTTTTCTGAAAGTCCCTCAACATTTCCCGACAGTTCAGGAAGCGATTGACGACGCCAATCCTGGCGACACCGTTGCGGTTCGCGGTTTCCTTCGTGAGAACATTGTCGTCAACAAGGCCATCTTCCTTCGTGGCTACAACGGCACGCGAATCAATGCTCTTGATGTCAACTCGCCAGCGATCCGAATTACTGCCAGCGGCGTCCATTTGAAACGTTTCGAACTGCGCTACGGGCCTCATGCAGTCGTCGTCGATCCTGGCTTGAACGACATCACGGTCGAATACATCACCGCGATCTTCAATTCCGATTCGGCGATTTGTCTGAAAGAAGGCAATGACGGAGCGTTGGTCCGCAAGAATCAGGTTTACTATGCCCAGTCCGATGGCATTCGCATTGATCGTTCTGACGACGTGACGGTGATTGACAATAAAGTCTTCACCACAGACGGAACCGGATTCTCAATTTTCGGCAGCAACGACGTAACGGTTGAGGGCAATACTTCTTGGGGCAACCATGAAGGATTTTGCGTCGATGGCAATGGCAGCACGATCGAAGACAACTTTGCGTTCAAAAACTCATCAAGCGGATTCGTGTTTTCTGGCGATAACCTCGCGGTCATCGACAATTACAGTCGGCTAAACGGTTCGCACGGTTACAGCTTTTTCAATTCGTCGCACAACTCGATTAACGAAAACGTGTCGCGAGAAAACGGCGGCAATGGATTTGAGTTCACTGCGATTTCGGACAACAGTGTGATGGTCGACAACATCGCAAAGCTATGCGGCGAAGTCGGATTCTTTCTGGATTTCGCGTCCGGCAACTCGATCGATGATGCTCTTTCGTTGGACAACGAGAGCGGATTTGTGCTGACCGGGACGACATCATCGAACACGATCACGCGAAGTCTCGCGCAGGATAACCCTGTCTATGGCGTGCTCGATCAGGGAACCGGCAACGATACCAGCGGCGTCAAAAAGCGTCGCAACGGCAACGATTAG
- a CDS encoding glycosyltransferase — protein sequence MDKSIRYDVSLGMRLLRAVPVVAVYFAVAFLIFIFLPDRARAIPLESIAVLGIIGMWRYLWLITHCVRAAIYEYLVYPKLQFRASQLPDEEKYPRRVFVMIPTWKEKPAVTERMLKSVLTEASEIPSEMVIMVNAGSEEEDAIFKRVHDEFDGADNVRMEYIRQVGGKRQGMADCLYRLSEMDIDDSDIVTLMDGDTVLGAGIYRKCLPLFALCPKVDAITTDNISVTEGHWLYRKWYTLRFSMRHRYMKSLSLSRQLQVLTGRFSLFRARDCVQPQFIASLENDRIKHWLHGEIKFVTGDDKSTWYTLLKKGSEMLYVPDAIIFCMEDSGKKPFKTSIQKMHRWFGNMLRNNGRAIGLGLATQKPFVWWCHVDQRLSMYTSLLGPFSAIWAAIWLSPYYLLIYAILVIVVRTLYILILSFEGHRLSLVDIPMLLYTQWVGSIVKIYTLFHLHHQKWDSHRTDMKGEKNGEPFLDFLIPKMEMGLSYVALLVFVISVVGSK from the coding sequence ATGGACAAAAGCATTCGATATGACGTCTCGCTCGGTATGCGACTTCTGCGGGCGGTCCCCGTGGTTGCCGTGTACTTCGCCGTGGCGTTTCTGATTTTCATTTTCCTGCCCGATCGTGCACGAGCGATTCCACTCGAATCGATTGCCGTGCTGGGCATCATCGGTATGTGGCGCTACCTGTGGCTGATCACGCACTGTGTTCGTGCTGCGATTTACGAATACCTCGTCTATCCCAAGCTTCAGTTTCGCGCCAGTCAACTTCCTGACGAGGAGAAGTATCCCAGGCGTGTTTTCGTCATGATCCCGACCTGGAAAGAAAAGCCAGCCGTGACCGAGCGGATGCTCAAGTCGGTACTGACCGAAGCTTCCGAGATTCCCAGCGAGATGGTGATCATGGTCAACGCAGGCTCCGAGGAAGAAGACGCGATCTTCAAGCGAGTTCACGACGAATTCGATGGTGCGGATAACGTGCGGATGGAATACATTCGCCAGGTCGGCGGTAAACGTCAGGGCATGGCGGACTGTCTGTATCGGCTCTCCGAAATGGATATCGACGATTCAGACATCGTGACGTTGATGGACGGCGATACAGTTCTTGGCGCCGGCATCTATCGCAAGTGTTTGCCGCTGTTCGCGTTGTGTCCCAAAGTCGACGCGATCACGACGGACAACATCTCGGTCACCGAGGGCCACTGGCTGTATCGCAAGTGGTACACGCTGCGGTTCTCGATGCGACATCGCTACATGAAGTCGCTAAGTCTTTCCCGACAGTTGCAGGTTTTGACCGGACGGTTCTCCTTGTTCCGAGCCAGAGACTGCGTCCAACCGCAATTCATTGCCTCATTGGAAAACGATCGCATCAAGCATTGGTTGCACGGCGAGATCAAGTTCGTGACAGGTGATGACAAGAGCACCTGGTACACGCTGCTGAAGAAAGGCAGCGAAATGCTTTACGTTCCCGACGCAATCATTTTCTGCATGGAAGACTCGGGCAAGAAGCCGTTCAAGACCAGTATCCAGAAAATGCATCGCTGGTTTGGCAACATGCTTCGCAACAACGGGCGAGCGATCGGCCTGGGATTGGCAACGCAAAAGCCGTTCGTGTGGTGGTGCCACGTCGACCAGCGTTTGTCGATGTACACCAGCCTTCTGGGGCCATTTTCCGCGATTTGGGCGGCGATTTGGCTCAGTCCCTACTACCTTTTGATTTACGCGATTCTGGTAATCGTGGTCCGGACGCTGTACATTCTGATTCTGTCTTTTGAAGGCCATCGGCTTTCGCTGGTCGACATTCCGATGCTGCTGTACACGCAATGGGTTGGCAGCATCGTGAAAATCTACACGCTCTTTCATCTGCATCATCAAAAGTGGGATTCGCATCGCACGGACATGAAGGGCGAGAAAAACGGAGAACCATTTCTTGATTTCCTGATTCCGAAAATGGAAATGGGGCTCAGCTACGTCGCGTTGTTGGTGTTCGTCATCAGCGTCGTCGGCAGCAAATGA
- a CDS encoding HlyD family secretion protein — translation MSSPSSNESIIVDGVQYPVKELTEFGFAAPFSLPNGERKSVATIVLNDQPLEIEFRVRRIADGQSVCSFANLPIKTTEKIQSYLKRRHRQDSGGLEERTYDELASGQTDSASATATASTSTATTAEPQQRAHVKAFALLVMLLAGLAMVIVALVFMRSRSTLSVAHSALVGNSIRVHSKVEGEIAEVLVREGDEVRKGDVLVRLSNPELSTQNDLLLAQSDTAKAKVQALTKQREVFKQKLTFASKKLELEREVAQSELKAARKALSSAEAAYGRLLPFVKSGAVTQLELDEVENQKLAEESNCIARENLVKQIDFSIEAAGKNVLILGDRVDDELGRIDAELAMARAEARELEKTCQIAVDREKDLVVVAPRDGTIYVNYRQQGEFVKVADELMGISYPGETWAAGQVTADQASRVLPGQPVSISVPSMKHQFDGVVMAVGHRAMYSKGNYNAEFRGATATDVPVKVYIEDLPDDIPSGIRLKMAIKTGYGIEWLDNAMEYKLMPIGSPTKKASPADSSQTLAQVTAASIEQHVSVAENTAPTNNVALTEERK, via the coding sequence ATGTCGTCCCCTTCCTCCAACGAGTCGATCATCGTCGACGGCGTTCAATATCCCGTGAAAGAGCTCACGGAGTTTGGATTCGCCGCCCCGTTTTCGTTGCCAAACGGCGAAAGAAAATCTGTCGCGACCATCGTGTTGAACGACCAGCCACTGGAAATTGAGTTTCGCGTTCGACGCATCGCCGACGGCCAGTCAGTGTGCTCTTTCGCCAACCTGCCGATCAAAACGACCGAGAAGATTCAGAGTTATTTAAAACGACGGCATCGCCAAGACTCAGGCGGGCTCGAAGAACGAACATACGATGAACTGGCCAGCGGCCAAACCGATTCGGCCTCGGCTACGGCTACGGCTTCGACTTCTACTGCCACAACAGCCGAACCGCAGCAACGAGCTCACGTCAAAGCATTCGCACTGTTGGTGATGCTGTTGGCAGGCCTCGCAATGGTGATTGTGGCACTCGTTTTCATGCGGTCCCGCAGCACGTTGAGCGTTGCCCATTCTGCACTTGTGGGAAACTCGATTCGCGTCCACTCCAAGGTTGAAGGCGAGATTGCAGAAGTGCTTGTTCGCGAAGGCGACGAGGTCCGCAAAGGGGACGTGTTGGTTCGGCTTTCGAATCCTGAGCTTTCGACGCAAAACGATCTGCTGCTGGCTCAAAGCGACACTGCGAAAGCCAAAGTTCAGGCCCTCACGAAACAACGTGAAGTGTTCAAGCAAAAGCTGACTTTCGCCAGCAAGAAACTGGAACTCGAACGCGAAGTCGCGCAGTCTGAACTGAAAGCCGCGAGGAAAGCACTCAGTAGCGCCGAAGCGGCTTACGGTCGACTGCTGCCGTTTGTTAAAAGTGGCGCCGTGACGCAACTAGAGTTGGACGAAGTCGAAAACCAGAAACTGGCAGAAGAATCGAACTGTATAGCCAGAGAGAACTTGGTCAAACAAATTGACTTTTCCATCGAAGCCGCCGGAAAGAATGTGCTTATCCTTGGCGATCGAGTTGATGACGAGCTCGGACGAATCGATGCTGAACTGGCGATGGCCAGAGCCGAGGCTCGTGAGCTTGAGAAGACTTGCCAGATCGCTGTTGATCGTGAAAAAGATCTGGTCGTTGTCGCACCTCGCGACGGCACGATTTACGTGAACTATCGTCAACAAGGCGAGTTCGTGAAAGTCGCCGACGAGCTGATGGGAATCAGCTATCCCGGAGAAACCTGGGCTGCTGGACAGGTCACTGCGGATCAGGCGTCTCGCGTTTTGCCAGGTCAACCCGTTTCGATCTCGGTTCCATCGATGAAGCACCAGTTCGACGGCGTCGTCATGGCGGTCGGGCATCGCGCGATGTACTCCAAAGGAAACTACAACGCAGAGTTCCGCGGCGCGACGGCGACTGACGTTCCCGTGAAAGTTTACATCGAGGATTTGCCGGACGATATTCCCTCGGGCATTCGCTTGAAAATGGCGATCAAAACGGGCTACGGCATCGAATGGCTCGACAACGCGATGGAATACAAGCTGATGCCGATCGGGTCTCCAACAAAAAAAGCCTCACCAGCGGATTCGAGCCAGACGCTGGCTCAGGTAACTGCGGCGTCAATTGAGCAACACGTTTCGGTCGCCGAGAACACTGCTCCGACCAACAACGTGGCTCTCACCGAAGAGCGAAAGTAA
- a CDS encoding efflux transporter outer membrane subunit: protein MRPRNCTSVRISKLNLNGLSAILQAALLACILLLNGCVVGPDFSQPQPQNLQLDYLAKPHNPTIPEVDLNQWWLTFGDPMLNSLLENAQAQNLTLREAWERITEARANLMLQGGQLRPNGNLESSYEYTKNSPNSRPFVGQNGDPFNLFNLGLDASWEIDLFGKIARTIEAADAQLHFEECEFEAVRQTLFADIVSNYLRIRMLQSQMSLIEESLLIQGHTETLVTERMEAGVSTELDKSQTESFKFRTLSLLASLRQQLDLEFNQLALLMGQSPNMDLKSAIGVAPLPAMPAVPDVGFPADLLRRRPDIWRQEMAVREASARIGIAESDLYPQLTLLGTVGVSSKNISGLFETNGLEFAVGPSIEWNILNFGRIEDNIEVHRARYRQAIASYQNQALAAVKEVEDAMVNHTGYHVQWLTLQRAIEADENAVELSLERYRAGKANFQRVVDAQQQLLNDQRNHFEVQSLAITQLVRLFKAAGGDWGVSRPVLAADCECDDVFSCSELPQVVSTQPATPSTVMQFGPSPAMPMQPSPLMQNASVVMQQNPMLADPRPKLNLPPTPMPSIAHSPISRALGSSTSTAMSTAAPKSGNYPLLNGASIPVATSIFQADPRPTIANRKQSTILQVSGEQ, encoded by the coding sequence ATGCGGCCGCGAAACTGCACAAGTGTCCGCATTAGCAAATTGAATCTCAACGGGCTATCAGCAATTCTTCAAGCGGCTTTGCTGGCGTGCATTTTACTGTTAAACGGTTGCGTTGTTGGACCGGATTTTTCTCAGCCACAACCACAGAATCTGCAACTGGACTATTTGGCGAAGCCTCATAATCCGACCATTCCAGAGGTAGATTTGAACCAATGGTGGCTGACGTTTGGCGACCCGATGTTGAATTCACTGCTGGAGAACGCTCAGGCTCAGAACCTGACACTTCGCGAAGCATGGGAGCGGATCACGGAAGCTCGGGCAAATCTGATGCTGCAAGGTGGTCAGTTGCGGCCCAACGGGAACCTTGAGTCCAGCTACGAGTACACCAAAAACAGCCCGAACTCGCGTCCTTTCGTTGGACAAAACGGCGACCCGTTCAATCTGTTCAATCTTGGGCTCGACGCGTCCTGGGAGATCGACCTGTTCGGCAAAATCGCACGCACGATCGAAGCCGCGGACGCTCAGCTGCACTTCGAGGAATGCGAATTTGAAGCCGTTCGCCAGACTTTGTTCGCGGACATTGTGAGCAACTATCTGCGGATCCGAATGCTGCAATCGCAAATGTCGCTGATCGAGGAAAGCCTGCTGATTCAGGGTCACACGGAGACACTGGTGACCGAGCGGATGGAAGCCGGCGTGTCGACGGAACTGGACAAGAGCCAGACGGAGTCGTTCAAGTTTAGAACGCTTTCTTTGTTGGCGTCGCTACGACAACAATTGGATCTGGAGTTCAACCAGCTGGCGTTGCTGATGGGCCAATCGCCGAACATGGATCTTAAGTCCGCCATCGGAGTTGCTCCGTTGCCAGCCATGCCGGCCGTCCCGGATGTCGGTTTCCCGGCAGACCTGTTGCGACGACGCCCGGACATCTGGCGACAGGAAATGGCGGTCCGCGAGGCGAGTGCCCGGATCGGTATCGCGGAATCGGACTTGTACCCGCAGCTGACGTTGCTGGGAACTGTTGGCGTGAGTTCGAAGAACATTTCAGGGCTGTTCGAAACGAACGGGCTTGAGTTCGCGGTCGGTCCAAGCATCGAGTGGAACATTTTGAACTTCGGTCGAATCGAGGACAATATCGAAGTCCATCGTGCGCGGTATCGCCAGGCGATCGCCAGCTACCAGAACCAGGCGTTGGCGGCGGTGAAAGAAGTCGAAGACGCGATGGTCAATCACACGGGCTATCACGTTCAGTGGTTGACGTTGCAACGAGCGATCGAAGCGGATGAAAACGCGGTTGAGTTGAGTCTGGAACGATACCGTGCCGGAAAAGCAAACTTTCAACGCGTCGTCGATGCTCAGCAGCAGTTGCTGAACGATCAGCGAAATCATTTCGAGGTCCAGTCGCTGGCGATCACGCAGTTGGTGCGTTTGTTCAAAGCCGCGGGTGGCGATTGGGGCGTAAGCCGACCGGTTCTGGCTGCGGATTGCGAGTGCGATGATGTGTTTAGCTGTAGTGAGTTGCCACAAGTCGTTTCGACGCAGCCCGCGACGCCATCGACCGTTATGCAGTTCGGGCCGAGTCCTGCGATGCCGATGCAGCCGTCTCCGTTGATGCAAAACGCATCGGTTGTGATGCAGCAAAATCCGATGTTGGCAGATCCGAGACCGAAGCTAAATCTGCCACCGACTCCGATGCCTTCGATCGCGCATTCACCGATCAGCCGAGCGTTGGGTTCTTCGACGTCCACGGCGATGTCGACTGCTGCACCGAAGTCAGGCAACTATCCTCTGCTCAATGGAGCTTCGATTCCGGTTGCGACTTCGATTTTCCAAGCCGATCCGCGTCCGACAATCGCGAACCGAAAGCAGTCGACGATCCTGCAGGTTTCCGGCGAACAATAG
- a CDS encoding aldehyde dehydrogenase family protein, with protein MAKDKPTSTSSNGRLSVLKTYKMYVGGAFPRTESGRSYSPAPAGKPIANMCLGSRKDVRNAIVAARAAQPSWAGRTAYNRCQILYRIGEMLEGRSAQFVAEMELMGLSSAAAKKEVEASIDRLVYYAGWCDKYQQVFSSVNPVASSHFNFSVLEPGGVVFLVANEESPLLGIVSLLAPIIASGNTCVMLASESRPLSAITLGEVLQTSDVPGGVANFITGKLDEVAEHFAKHLDVNHVAFDRDDKETLVSIQKNSVGNLKRVRAYSCDWSDVDSQGPWLIHDFCEVKTTWHPIEKISESGSGY; from the coding sequence ATGGCTAAAGACAAACCAACCAGTACGTCATCCAACGGACGTCTCTCCGTTCTCAAAACTTACAAAATGTACGTCGGTGGCGCTTTCCCTCGCACCGAATCGGGTCGATCGTATTCGCCTGCTCCTGCCGGAAAACCGATCGCCAACATGTGCCTGGGTTCTCGCAAGGACGTTCGCAACGCCATCGTTGCTGCCCGCGCAGCACAACCGTCTTGGGCAGGACGAACGGCTTACAACCGCTGCCAAATCCTGTATCGCATCGGTGAAATGCTCGAAGGCCGCAGCGCTCAGTTCGTCGCTGAAATGGAGCTGATGGGTTTGAGTTCTGCCGCGGCGAAGAAAGAGGTCGAAGCCAGCATCGATCGACTGGTTTACTACGCCGGTTGGTGCGACAAGTACCAGCAAGTTTTCAGCAGCGTGAACCCGGTCGCTTCTTCGCACTTTAACTTTTCCGTTCTTGAACCCGGCGGCGTAGTTTTTCTGGTCGCCAACGAAGAAAGTCCATTGCTGGGCATCGTCTCGTTGCTGGCTCCGATCATCGCGTCAGGAAACACGTGCGTAATGCTGGCCAGCGAGTCCCGTCCGCTATCGGCGATCACGCTGGGAGAAGTTTTACAGACTTCCGACGTGCCGGGCGGCGTCGCCAATTTCATCACCGGAAAACTGGATGAAGTCGCCGAGCACTTTGCGAAACATCTGGACGTAAACCATGTCGCCTTCGATCGCGACGACAAGGAGACGTTGGTTTCAATCCAGAAGAACTCTGTCGGGAATCTGAAACGGGTGCGAGCCTATTCTTGTGACTGGTCCGACGTTGACTCGCAGGGGCCCTGGCTGATTCACGACTTCTGCGAAGTGAAAACGACTTGGCATCCAATCGAAAAAATTTCGGAATCCGGCTCAGGCTATTAG